A single window of Coffea eugenioides isolate CCC68of chromosome 7, Ceug_1.0, whole genome shotgun sequence DNA harbors:
- the LOC113777261 gene encoding uncharacterized protein LOC113777261: MDKTWMQKNRRSKEYWDGLQKFLDYAFQNSSINGMILCPCKECKCGVCITRENAELHLKVYGFVKGYTHWAAHGEFVYSSAPKPTSYDISHGVRDELDDMHGLVHDAMGIPEQDYTRIDGTEYKSQLPNVEAEKFYNLIDNSNKELYSGCKRFSKLSFMIRLLHLKCLGKLSNKIFDMLLDLLKEAFPDAMDGLPKSYYEAEKLMKELGLGYDKYDACPNDCTLYWGVDARRKHCETCKESRWVKSENDPTGHMRWHAEGRTKDGNMRHPADSPSWQTFDFYHPEFSQDSRNVREKIFKDKILIRPKKQVQKAS; encoded by the exons ATGGATAAAACTTGGATGCAAAAGAATAGACGAAGCAAAGAATATTGGGATGGTTTGCAAAAATTCTTAGATTATGCATTCCAGAATTCAAGTATAAATGGGATGATATTATGTCCATGTAAAGAATGTAAGTGTGGTGTATGTATTACCAGGGAGAATGCAGAACTTCATTTGAAAGTTTATGGTTTTGTTAAAGGATACACCCATTGGGCAGCTCATGGAGAATTTGTTTACTCTAGTGCACCAAAACCTACTTCCTATGATATCTCACATGGGGTACGGGATGAACTTGATGACATGCATGGTTTGGTTcatgatgcaatgggaattccTGAACAAGATTATACAAGGATAGATGGAACTGAATACAAAAGCCAATTGCCCAATGTAGAAGCTGAAAAGTTTTACAATCTAATTGATAATTCTAACAAAGAGCTTTACTCTGGATGTAAAAGATTCTCAAAACTTTCCTTTATGATTCGGTTGCTTCACCTCAAATGCCTTGGTAAACTCAGCAACAAAATTTTTGATATGTTACTTGATTTGTTGAAAGAAGCCTTTCCAGATGCAATGGATGGTTTGCCTAAGTCTTATTATGAAGCTGAAAAGTTAATGAAGGAATTAGGACTTGGGTATGATAAATATGATGCATGTCCGAATGACTGCACTTTGTATTGGGGGGTAGATGCAAGAAGAAAGCATTGTGAAACATGTAAAGAATCTAGATGGGTTAAATCTGAAAATGATCCGACTG GCCATATGAGATGGCATGCAGAAGGTCGTACTAAGGATGGTAACATGAGGCACCCTGCTGATTCTCCATCTTGGCAAACATTTGACTTTTATCATCCAGAATTTTCTCAAGATTCTCGTAATGTGAG